GCGCTCAAGCACGGGCACGGCGGCGGATTTCATCGGCCGTGAAAAGGAAGGAGTAATCCAAGCCGGCGGCGGCAAAGGCAGCTGTCGCGCCCTCGCCGCGATCGACCAAGGCAAAGGCGTGGGTGACCGTGGCGCCGGCTTGGCGCAGGGCCTGAGCCGCGCTCAAGCTGGAGCCGCCGGTTGTAATGGTGTCGTCGATCACCGCGGTGGGGTCGGTGGGCTGGAAGGCGCCCTCGATCAATTGCTGCAAGCCGTGAGCCTTGGTCTCTTTGCGCACGAACAGGCCGCGCAGATCGGCGGCGCGGCGGCCGGCGGCGCATATGATGGCGTCGGTAATGGGCAGGGCGCCAGTGGCCAGACCACCCAGTTGCCTGACCCCGCTAGGCAGCACCAAATCGAGCATTAGATCGCCCGCCAGGAGCGCGCCTTGGGGTAAATATAGCGTACGCTTGGCGTCGATGTAGTAATTGGCGCGCCGGCCCGAAGCCAGGGTCAGCTCGCGTTCGAAATAGGAATTGGCTGCCAACAGTGCCAGCAATTCATCGCGTCGTTTGTCGATTGTCATCGCGGGCTCATCTAAGCGCAGCTCGCGCCCCCTGACAAGGTGGCCCGGTGGATTGTCGCCAGAGCTGGCTCTGACTATATTGACGCGATGTTTTTCGGTCCCTTCCTGCTGATTTACGGCTTCCTGTTCTTCCTACTCCTGGCCTTTTGGTTCATCCTGGTCGAAATCCACGTTATTGCCTATGCCTTCACTTTGGCCGGACTCCCGCCCGAGTTGGCCTTTGTGGCTCTGCTGGCCAGTCTAATGGGCAGTTGGATCAATATTCCCATCGCGCGGCTGCATGCCTCCCATCGCCATCCCCCCCAGGTGGTTCGCTATTACGGCGTGCGCTATCGGGTGCCCGAGCGCGATGACGCGGCTACGGTGCTGGCGGTCAACCTGGGAGGCGCTGTAGTTCCGCTGG
This Candidatus Binataceae bacterium DNA region includes the following protein-coding sequences:
- the pyrE gene encoding orotate phosphoribosyltransferase; translation: MTIDKRRDELLALLAANSYFERELTLASGRRANYYIDAKRTLYLPQGALLAGDLMLDLVLPSGVRQLGGLATGALPITDAIICAAGRRAADLRGLFVRKETKAHGLQQLIEGAFQPTDPTAVIDDTITTGGSSLSAAQALRQAGATVTHAFALVDRGEGATAAFAAAGLDYSFLFTADEIRRRARA